The following proteins are encoded in a genomic region of Hymenobacter siberiensis:
- a CDS encoding DUF4230 domain-containing protein — translation MRRLLPLLFLLALGWFLWKKIGPTLADLNPLNTEPKVTVTHNTVLTQVEALGKLELVRYKFKDIVEYRRASRYPLLPDAKVALVVGGEAVGCLDLRKIRPQDVVFEGDSIVRVVLPAPELCSFQVNHDQSRVFSTENGFFQDADLVDQGYKYAEKQVRNAALQSGILAETQRNAEQILVPMLRTLTGRRVIIGQQLVMPRVGPKQ, via the coding sequence ATGCGTCGCCTCTTGCCCCTGTTGTTTCTGCTTGCCCTCGGCTGGTTTCTCTGGAAGAAAATAGGCCCCACCCTCGCCGACCTCAACCCGCTGAATACCGAGCCCAAAGTCACCGTGACGCACAACACGGTTCTCACCCAGGTAGAGGCCCTGGGCAAGCTGGAGTTGGTGCGCTACAAGTTCAAGGACATTGTGGAGTACCGCCGGGCCAGCCGCTACCCGCTGCTGCCCGATGCCAAAGTGGCCCTCGTGGTGGGCGGCGAAGCCGTGGGCTGCCTCGACCTGCGCAAAATCCGCCCGCAGGATGTCGTGTTTGAGGGCGACTCCATTGTGCGCGTGGTGCTGCCTGCGCCGGAGCTGTGCTCCTTCCAGGTGAACCACGACCAAAGCCGCGTATTCAGTACCGAAAACGGCTTTTTTCAGGATGCCGACCTTGTGGACCAGGGCTACAAATACGCCGAAAAGCAGGTCCGCAATGCCGCCCTGCAATCAGGCATCCTGGCCGAAACCCAGCGCAACGCCGAGCAGATTCTCGTGCCCATGCTGCGTACGCTCACCGGGCGGCGGGTGATAATCGGGCAGCAATTGGTGATGCCAAGAGTGGGGCCGAAGCAGTAG
- a CDS encoding regulatory protein RecX, translating to MFKNSDKAPKQYTPGEALQKIAAFCAYQERNQKEVEQKLKSYGLDEDEAGEIIIRLSREKLLDEERFAQSFVRGHYRNKKWGRRRIIQELKQKGISEYCIKSGLKEIDGEEYYQNLVDVMEKKDRQEKEKNPRVRRMKISQYLTGKGYEQDLIKMALDELGKAPEDDE from the coding sequence ATGTTCAAAAATTCCGATAAAGCCCCCAAGCAGTACACGCCCGGCGAGGCCCTGCAAAAAATCGCCGCCTTCTGCGCCTACCAGGAGCGCAACCAGAAAGAAGTCGAGCAAAAGCTAAAATCCTACGGCCTCGACGAGGACGAAGCCGGCGAAATCATCATCCGCCTGAGCCGCGAAAAGCTACTGGACGAGGAGCGGTTTGCCCAGTCGTTCGTGCGCGGCCACTACCGAAACAAGAAGTGGGGCCGCCGCCGCATCATACAGGAGCTGAAGCAGAAAGGCATCAGCGAATACTGCATCAAATCGGGCCTGAAGGAGATTGATGGCGAAGAATACTACCAGAACCTGGTGGACGTGATGGAGAAAAAGGACCGCCAGGAAAAGGAGAAAAACCCACGCGTGCGCCGCATGAAAATCTCGCAGTACCTCACCGGCAAAGGCTACGAGCAGGACCTGATAAAAATGGCGCTCGATGAGCTGGGCAAAGCGCCGGAAGACGATGAGTAG